Proteins from a single region of Parasedimentitalea psychrophila:
- the rpmD gene encoding 50S ribosomal protein L30, protein MAKTIVVKQIGSPIRRPAKQRATLVGLGLNKMHKTRELEDTPSIRGMVNKISHMVVIIEEKG, encoded by the coding sequence ATGGCTAAAACTATCGTCGTAAAGCAGATCGGTTCGCCGATCCGCCGCCCCGCCAAACAGCGTGCTACGCTGGTCGGTCTGGGTCTGAACAAGATGCACAAGACACGCGAACTGGAAGACACCCCTTCCATCCGCGGCATGGTGAACAAGATTTCACACATGGTCGTGATCATCGAAGAAAAAGGCTAA
- a CDS encoding DUF1127 domain-containing protein, giving the protein MAHVTTTASTGFNLFARLSGFFEDSKQSWALNAEYKRTFAELDRLENRELADIGVRRCDIADIARIHVYGR; this is encoded by the coding sequence ATGGCACATGTCACCACCACAGCCTCCACCGGTTTCAATCTGTTCGCCCGCCTGTCCGGTTTCTTTGAAGACAGCAAACAGTCCTGGGCGCTGAACGCCGAGTACAAGCGCACATTTGCCGAGCTGGACCGGCTGGAGAATCGCGAGTTGGCCGACATCGGTGTGCGCCGCTGCGACATCGCCGATATAGCCCGTATCCACGTATACGGCCGCTAA
- the rpmC gene encoding 50S ribosomal protein L29: MNAKDLREKSADELRDELANLKKESFNLRFQQATGQLENTSGIKAARRGAARVKTILNQKAAAAAE, translated from the coding sequence ATGAATGCCAAGGATCTTCGCGAAAAATCCGCGGATGAACTCCGCGATGAACTCGCAAACCTGAAGAAAGAGAGCTTTAACCTGCGCTTTCAACAGGCCACCGGTCAGCTGGAAAACACATCAGGCATCAAAGCGGCTCGCCGCGGTGCTGCCCGTGTAAAGACCATTCTGAACCAAAAAGCTGCAGCTGCAGCTGAATAA
- a CDS encoding MAPEG family protein, translated as MPELVADYSVAIISLLIFVLTVLLQSAMVGAAKAKAGAAPGSTPQADYDNKLYRLNRSHQNGIEIMPAAAIVLFACILAGVSATWVNLLMAVFLATRLAYVLVYARNLGQASQGLRTFTYVAGWAMLMILCVLAIWALL; from the coding sequence ATGCCAGAACTCGTTGCAGACTATTCTGTCGCCATCATTTCACTGCTAATCTTTGTACTGACCGTGCTGTTGCAGTCGGCGATGGTTGGTGCAGCCAAGGCCAAGGCCGGAGCAGCCCCGGGCAGCACCCCGCAAGCAGACTATGACAACAAACTGTACCGGCTCAACAGGTCGCATCAAAACGGCATCGAAATCATGCCCGCCGCAGCGATCGTCCTGTTTGCTTGTATCCTTGCCGGGGTGTCGGCGACCTGGGTCAATCTGCTGATGGCGGTCTTTCTGGCCACCCGGTTGGCCTATGTCCTTGTCTATGCCCGAAACCTGGGTCAGGCCTCTCAGGGTTTGCGCACCTTTACCTACGTGGCTGGCTGGGCGATGCTGATGATACTCTGCGTTCTGGCGATCTGGGCTCTGCTGTAG
- a CDS encoding 2OG-Fe(II) oxygenase family protein — translation MSQIESLFATRLYRAALSEHGPKIDADELETSCIVIANDDEAGQDWCEDNAYPGYTSYASLSDLPWRFPIFADLVKVLDLHVAEFAKDLEFDLDGKALTLEDLWINILPEGGMHASHIHPHSVISGTTYVAMPKDTSALKLEDPRSAMMMASPIRTKDARRELKPFIYMKPDVGDVLLWESWLRHEVPMNMSEDDRISVSFNYRWE, via the coding sequence ATGTCACAAATTGAATCGCTTTTCGCCACCCGCCTGTACCGCGCCGCCCTGTCCGAACACGGACCCAAAATCGACGCGGATGAACTTGAAACCTCCTGTATTGTCATCGCCAATGATGACGAGGCCGGCCAGGACTGGTGCGAGGACAACGCCTATCCCGGCTATACCTCCTACGCCTCGCTGAGCGATCTGCCCTGGCGCTTTCCGATCTTTGCTGATCTGGTCAAGGTGCTGGATCTGCATGTGGCTGAATTTGCCAAAGATCTGGAATTTGATCTGGATGGCAAGGCGCTGACGCTCGAGGATCTGTGGATCAATATCCTGCCCGAAGGCGGTATGCACGCCAGCCACATCCACCCGCACTCCGTCATCAGCGGCACCACTTATGTGGCGATGCCCAAAGATACCAGCGCCCTGAAACTGGAAGATCCTCGATCCGCGATGATGATGGCCTCGCCGATCCGCACCAAAGATGCCCGCCGCGAGTTGAAACCGTTCATCTACATGAAGCCGGACGTTGGCGATGTGCTGCTCTGGGAAAGCTGGCTGCGCCACGAGGTGCCGATGAACATGTCCGAAGACGACCGGATCTCGGTGAGTTTTAATTATCGGTGGGAGTGA
- the rpsE gene encoding 30S ribosomal protein S5: MAREDNRRGGRRDRDETPEFADRLVAINRVSKTVKGGKRFGFAALVVVGDQKGRVGFGKGKAKEVPEAIRKATEQAKRQMIRVQLREGRTLHHDIEGRHGAGKVVMRTAPEGTGIIAGGPMRAVFEMLGIKDVVSKSLGSQNPYNMIRATMDGLRKESSPRSVAQRRGKKVADILPKRDEAPAAAPAEAEA, translated from the coding sequence ATGGCAAGAGAAGACAACCGCCGCGGCGGCCGTCGCGATCGCGACGAAACTCCGGAATTCGCAGATCGCTTGGTTGCGATCAACCGCGTGTCCAAAACCGTAAAAGGTGGTAAGCGCTTTGGTTTTGCAGCACTTGTTGTTGTTGGCGATCAGAAAGGCCGCGTTGGCTTTGGTAAAGGTAAAGCGAAAGAGGTCCCCGAGGCCATTCGTAAAGCCACCGAGCAGGCCAAGCGTCAGATGATCCGCGTTCAACTGCGTGAAGGTCGTACTCTGCACCACGACATCGAAGGCCGTCATGGCGCTGGTAAAGTGGTCATGCGGACGGCACCTGAAGGTACTGGTATCATCGCCGGTGGCCCAATGCGTGCGGTTTTCGAAATGCTCGGCATCAAGGACGTCGTGTCCAAGTCGCTGGGATCGCAGAACCCTTACAACATGATCCGCGCAACCATGGACGGCCTCCGCAAAGAGTCCAGCCCACGTTCGGTTGCACAGCGTCGTGGTAAGAAAGTTGCCGACATCCTGCCCAAGCGGGACGAAGCACCAGCAGCGGCTCCGGCCGAAGCTGAAGCTTAA
- the rplO gene encoding 50S ribosomal protein L15, whose amino-acid sequence MRLNELSDNPGATKKRKRIGRGPGSGTGKMGGRGIKGQKARSGVAIKGFEGGQMPLYQRLPKRGFNKPNRKAFAVINLGLIQKFIDLGKLDAASITEASLVESGVVRRKLDGIRVLAKGEITAKVTISVTGASKAAVEAVEKAGGALTLVAKVAAAE is encoded by the coding sequence ATGAGACTTAACGAACTGAGCGACAATCCTGGCGCCACCAAAAAACGCAAGCGCATTGGTCGTGGTCCTGGTTCCGGCACCGGTAAAATGGGTGGCCGTGGTATCAAAGGTCAAAAAGCACGTTCGGGTGTTGCCATCAAAGGGTTCGAAGGCGGTCAGATGCCTTTGTACCAACGTCTGCCAAAGCGTGGCTTTAACAAGCCGAACCGCAAGGCATTTGCTGTCATCAACCTGGGCCTGATCCAGAAATTCATCGACCTTGGCAAACTTGACGCTGCGTCGATCACCGAAGCCAGCCTGGTCGAATCGGGTGTTGTGCGTCGCAAGCTGGACGGTATCCGCGTCCTGGCCAAAGGCGAAATCACCGCCAAAGTCACAATCTCTGTTACCGGCGCCTCAAAAGCAGCCGTTGAAGCAGTAGAAAAAGCTGGCGGCGCTCTGACCTTGGTCGCAAAAGTAGCTGCAGCTGAGTAA
- the rpsQ gene encoding 30S ribosomal protein S17, with amino-acid sequence MPKRILTGVVTSDANAQTITVSVERRFTHPVLKKTIRKSKKYRAHDEKNVFKVGDSVRIIECAPKSKTKRWEVLGA; translated from the coding sequence ATGCCCAAACGTATTTTGACTGGCGTTGTGACCAGCGACGCCAATGCCCAGACCATAACAGTCTCGGTTGAACGCCGCTTCACGCACCCTGTTCTGAAGAAGACCATCCGTAAGTCCAAGAAGTATCGGGCCCACGATGAGAAGAACGTTTTCAAGGTTGGCGATTCCGTACGCATCATCGAATGCGCGCCAAAATCGAAGACGAAACGCTGGGAAGTTCTGGGAGCTTAA
- a CDS encoding potassium channel family protein — protein MLLEVINPVFVGENPAIEKVGAAILLLWSTAYFILVVATIPFLTSHHFWPNPIRLATDATVSITQTIFAFAITYRIYGISGPSEELAPSTWDHLYFSAVTFSTLGYGDFRPDAAARGFAAFQSIVGNLHLGMIVGVAFFAAQPERSDNHRNDDTTGNK, from the coding sequence ATGTTACTGGAAGTTATCAATCCCGTTTTTGTTGGGGAAAACCCGGCAATTGAGAAGGTTGGGGCCGCCATTTTGCTTTTGTGGTCGACTGCCTATTTCATTCTTGTGGTGGCCACGATCCCATTTTTGACATCTCATCACTTTTGGCCAAACCCTATTAGGTTGGCCACTGACGCAACCGTTTCGATCACTCAGACCATTTTCGCCTTTGCCATAACCTACAGAATATACGGAATCAGCGGCCCATCCGAGGAACTGGCCCCGTCGACTTGGGATCATCTCTATTTTTCTGCGGTTACATTTTCCACGTTGGGGTATGGAGACTTCCGCCCTGACGCTGCCGCACGCGGCTTTGCAGCGTTCCAATCAATCGTCGGAAACCTGCATTTAGGTATGATAGTTGGCGTCGCCTTCTTTGCCGCTCAACCCGAGCGGTCAGATAATCATCGCAACGACGATACCACTGGCAACAAGTAG
- the secY gene encoding preprotein translocase subunit SecY: protein MVSAAEQMAANTSWSALGKATDLRNRILFTLGLLIVYRLGTFIPVPGIDTIALREFMTQAGQGIGGMVSMFTGGALGRMGIFALGIMPYISASIIIQLLTSMVPSLEQLKKEGEQGRKKINQYTRFGTVALATAQSYGLAVSLEAGELATEPGMYFRLACMITLVGGTMFLMWLGEQITQRGLGNGISLIIFVGIIAEVPAALAQFFASGRSGAISPAVIVMVLVMVIAIIMFVVFMERALRKIHIQYPRRQVGMKVYDGGSSHLPVKVNPAGVIPAIFASSLLLLPTTISTFSSGATNGPVMSWLLANFGPGQPLYLLFFVSMIVFFAYFYTFNVSFKPDEVAENLKNQNGFVPGIRPGKKTAEYLEYVVNRVLVLGSGYLVLVMLLPEILRGQFAIPFYFGGTSVLIVVSVTMDTIQQAQSHLLAHQYEGLIEKSQLRGKNKKRNRRGPSRK from the coding sequence ATGGTATCAGCAGCAGAACAAATGGCGGCGAACACGAGCTGGTCAGCGCTTGGCAAAGCGACAGACCTGCGTAATCGCATCCTGTTCACCCTGGGCCTTTTGATTGTCTACCGTTTGGGTACATTCATTCCGGTTCCAGGTATCGACACAATCGCCCTGCGCGAATTTATGACACAGGCCGGCCAGGGTATTGGCGGCATGGTGTCGATGTTCACCGGTGGTGCCCTTGGCCGAATGGGCATCTTTGCCCTCGGCATTATGCCCTATATCTCCGCTTCGATCATTATCCAGCTGCTGACCTCTATGGTTCCGTCGCTGGAGCAGTTGAAGAAAGAGGGCGAGCAGGGCCGCAAGAAGATCAACCAATACACCCGCTTTGGCACCGTGGCTCTGGCAACCGCCCAGTCTTATGGGCTGGCCGTGTCGCTGGAAGCAGGTGAGTTGGCCACTGAACCCGGCATGTATTTCCGTCTGGCCTGTATGATTACCTTGGTTGGCGGCACCATGTTCCTGATGTGGCTGGGCGAGCAGATCACCCAGCGTGGTCTGGGCAACGGCATCTCGCTGATCATCTTCGTCGGCATCATCGCCGAGGTTCCCGCCGCTCTGGCGCAGTTCTTTGCCTCGGGTCGCTCGGGTGCCATCAGCCCTGCGGTTATCGTGATGGTGCTGGTGATGGTGATCGCAATCATCATGTTTGTGGTGTTTATGGAGCGCGCCCTGCGCAAGATCCATATTCAGTACCCGCGCCGTCAGGTGGGCATGAAGGTCTATGACGGTGGCTCGTCGCATCTGCCGGTCAAAGTGAACCCCGCAGGCGTGATCCCGGCGATCTTCGCCAGCTCGCTGCTGCTGCTGCCGACCACCATCTCCACCTTCTCGTCGGGGGCGACCAATGGTCCGGTGATGTCCTGGCTGCTGGCCAACTTTGGCCCCGGTCAGCCGCTGTACCTGCTGTTCTTTGTGTCGATGATCGTGTTCTTCGCCTATTTCTACACTTTCAACGTGTCGTTCAAGCCGGATGAAGTCGCCGAAAACCTGAAGAACCAGAACGGTTTTGTTCCGGGCATCCGTCCGGGTAAGAAGACCGCCGAATATCTTGAGTATGTGGTCAACCGCGTGTTGGTGCTGGGCTCGGGCTATCTTGTGCTGGTGATGCTGCTGCCGGAAATCCTGCGCGGTCAGTTTGCCATCCCGTTCTACTTTGGCGGCACCTCGGTTCTGATTGTTGTCTCGGTGACCATGGACACCATTCAGCAGGCACAAAGCCATCTGCTGGCGCATCAGTACGAAGGTCTGATCGAGAAAAGCCAGCTGCGCGGCAAGAACAAGAAGCGCAACCGGCGGGGGCCATCGCGCAAATGA
- a CDS encoding adenylate kinase gives MNIILLGPPGAGKGTQARHLVETRGMVQLSTGDMLREAKSSGTEMGLKVAAIMDTGKLVTDEIVIGLIEEKLTSESGAGFIFDGFPRTLAQADALAALLAKLGQSLHTVVEMRVNDDALVKRITGRFTCGGCGEVYHDDINPTAKAGICDKCGGTEMTRRGDDNEDSLRTRLMEYYKKTSPLIGYYYAKGDLRPVNGLADITEVQKSIEAILG, from the coding sequence ATGAATATTATTCTGCTAGGCCCCCCTGGTGCGGGTAAAGGCACCCAGGCCCGCCATCTGGTTGAAACCCGTGGCATGGTACAGCTGAGCACCGGCGATATGCTGCGCGAAGCCAAATCCAGCGGTACCGAGATGGGGCTGAAGGTCGCCGCCATCATGGATACCGGCAAGCTGGTGACGGACGAAATCGTCATTGGTCTGATCGAAGAGAAGCTGACATCCGAATCGGGTGCTGGTTTCATCTTTGATGGCTTTCCGCGCACCTTGGCGCAGGCCGATGCGCTGGCGGCTCTGCTCGCCAAGCTCGGCCAGTCGCTGCACACCGTGGTCGAGATGCGGGTAAACGACGATGCGCTGGTTAAGCGAATCACCGGGCGGTTCACCTGTGGTGGCTGTGGTGAGGTGTACCACGATGACATCAACCCCACCGCCAAGGCGGGCATCTGTGACAAATGCGGCGGCACTGAAATGACGCGGCGCGGCGATGACAACGAAGACAGTCTGCGCACCCGGCTGATGGAATACTACAAAAAGACCTCGCCGCTGATTGGCTATTACTATGCCAAGGGCGACCTGCGTCCGGTCAACGGTCTGGCTGACATCACCGAAGTGCAGAAATCGATCGAGGCTATTCTGGGCTGA
- the rpsH gene encoding 30S ribosomal protein S8: MNDPIADMLTRIRNSSLRGKSTVSTPASKLRVRVLEVLEDEGYIRGYEPTTGNDGHPAIEISLKYYDGEPVIRELKRVSKPGRRVYMGVNDIPSVRQGLGVSIVSTPQGVMSDAKARAANVGGEVLCTVF, encoded by the coding sequence ATGAACGATCCTATCGCAGATATGCTCACCCGGATCCGTAACTCCTCGTTGCGCGGCAAATCCACAGTCTCAACTCCAGCGTCCAAGCTGCGGGTTCGGGTTCTGGAAGTGCTGGAAGACGAAGGTTACATCCGTGGATATGAGCCAACCACTGGTAACGATGGCCACCCGGCTATCGAAATCAGCCTGAAGTATTACGATGGCGAACCTGTCATTCGCGAGCTGAAGCGGGTCTCTAAGCCCGGTCGTCGCGTTTACATGGGCGTTAATGACATCCCGTCGGTCCGTCAGGGCCTGGGTGTGTCGATTGTCTCCACCCCACAGGGTGTGATGTCGGACGCAAAAGCACGGGCAGCCAATGTTGGCGGCGAAGTGCTCTGCACCGTCTTCTAA
- the rplE gene encoding 50S ribosomal protein L5 — translation MLDTAAYTPRLKTFYKESVRATLKEEFGFKNEMMIPKLDKIVLNIGCGRAAVRDSKKAKSAQADLSLIAGQKALTTIAKTSIAGFRVREGMPMGAKVTLRGDRMYEFLDRLITIAMPRIRDFRGVSGKSFDGRGNYAMGLKEHLVFPEIDFDKIDENWGMDIVIATTADNDAEAKALLKALNMPFNS, via the coding sequence ATGCTTGATACTGCTGCTTACACCCCGCGCCTGAAGACCTTTTACAAAGAGAGCGTTCGCGCCACTCTGAAAGAGGAATTCGGCTTTAAGAACGAAATGATGATCCCCAAGCTGGATAAGATCGTTCTGAACATTGGCTGCGGTCGTGCCGCTGTCCGTGACAGCAAGAAGGCAAAATCGGCTCAGGCTGATCTGTCGCTGATTGCTGGCCAGAAAGCTCTGACCACTATCGCCAAGACTTCCATTGCTGGCTTCCGCGTTCGCGAAGGCATGCCAATGGGCGCCAAAGTGACCCTGCGCGGCGACCGGATGTATGAATTCCTGGACCGTCTGATCACCATCGCAATGCCTCGTATCCGTGACTTTCGCGGCGTATCGGGCAAATCTTTTGACGGTCGTGGCAACTACGCCATGGGCCTGAAAGAGCACCTCGTGTTCCCAGAAATCGATTTTGATAAAATCGACGAAAACTGGGGCATGGATATTGTGATCGCTACGACCGCGGATAACGACGCGGAAGCCAAGGCGCTGTTGAAAGCTCTCAACATGCCCTTCAATTCGTAA
- the rpsK gene encoding 30S ribosomal protein S11, whose amino-acid sequence MARDKTRTKKKERKNIASGVAHVNSSFNNTKILISDVQGNAIAWSSAGTMGFKGSRKSTPYAAQLAAEDAGKKAQEHGVKTLEVEVQGPGGGRESALRALAAVGFNITSIRDVTPMAHNGCRPPKRRRV is encoded by the coding sequence ATGGCACGCGATAAGACTCGTACGAAGAAAAAAGAGCGCAAGAACATCGCCTCCGGCGTTGCTCACGTTAATAGCTCGTTCAACAACACCAAGATTCTCATCTCGGATGTTCAGGGCAATGCAATTGCATGGTCCTCGGCTGGAACCATGGGCTTTAAGGGCTCGCGGAAATCCACGCCGTATGCTGCTCAGCTGGCTGCAGAAGATGCAGGCAAAAAAGCACAGGAACATGGTGTTAAAACTCTGGAAGTCGAAGTTCAGGGCCCCGGTGGCGGTCGTGAATCCGCACTGCGCGCTCTGGCTGCAGTTGGCTTCAATATCACCTCAATCCGTGATGTGACACCGATGGCACACAATGGCTGTCGTCCGCCGAAGCGCCGCCGCGTCTAA
- a CDS encoding Gfo/Idh/MocA family protein — MLRWAVLGTGFISNTVARAIQQSEGSELWTVSGRNPSAVQAFQEQFSIPNHSIGYDGALNDPNVDVAYIGLPNHLHHTLTAQAAAQGKAVLSEKSLTTTMAQAHELVSAVQQASTFFVEGYMYLAHPLYQRLQELLLDGRLGELRAIHGHYAADIWQVTNPQGRGTLYNLGCYPVSLMHLVVQTMCGEDMFASRRLAGFGAVSAHDGTICDAAMTARFDNGVLASLQSTDSYGMAHGFTISGTKGELRFVTNPWLPSDGANHLQWCPYDGAVEDIFVETGFDAFYHQIKMVEQNLTQGRTEAQRPSPRLQDSLEIMEFLTEWEALCLQGAAPVA, encoded by the coding sequence ATGCTACGATGGGCAGTTTTGGGGACGGGGTTTATTTCCAATACGGTGGCGAGGGCCATCCAGCAAAGTGAGGGGTCCGAGCTGTGGACTGTCTCGGGCCGCAACCCATCGGCGGTGCAGGCCTTTCAGGAGCAATTCAGCATTCCGAACCATTCCATTGGATATGACGGCGCTCTTAACGATCCAAATGTGGATGTCGCCTATATCGGCCTGCCCAACCATCTGCATCACACACTGACCGCGCAGGCCGCTGCACAGGGCAAGGCGGTGCTCAGCGAGAAGTCCCTGACCACCACCATGGCGCAGGCACATGAACTGGTCAGCGCGGTGCAGCAGGCCAGTACCTTCTTCGTCGAGGGCTATATGTATCTTGCCCATCCGCTGTATCAGCGCCTGCAAGAGCTGCTGCTGGATGGGCGTCTGGGCGAATTGCGGGCCATCCATGGGCATTACGCGGCTGACATCTGGCAGGTGACAAACCCACAGGGGCGCGGCACGCTGTATAACCTTGGCTGCTACCCGGTGTCGCTGATGCATCTTGTAGTGCAGACCATGTGTGGCGAAGATATGTTTGCCAGCCGCCGTCTGGCTGGCTTTGGCGCGGTCTCAGCCCACGACGGCACCATCTGCGACGCCGCCATGACCGCCCGATTCGATAATGGCGTGTTGGCAAGCCTGCAATCGACGGACAGCTACGGCATGGCCCATGGCTTTACCATCAGCGGCACCAAGGGCGAGTTGCGCTTTGTCACCAATCCATGGTTGCCGTCGGACGGGGCGAACCACCTGCAATGGTGCCCCTATGATGGCGCGGTCGAGGACATCTTTGTCGAAACCGGCTTTGATGCGTTTTACCACCAGATCAAAATGGTCGAGCAGAACCTGACACAGGGCAGAACTGAGGCACAGCGCCCGTCGCCCCGCCTGCAGGATTCGCTTGAGATCATGGAGTTCCTGACCGAGTGGGAGGCCCTGTGCCTGCAAGGTGCCGCGCCTGTTGCATAA
- the rplF gene encoding 50S ribosomal protein L6: protein MSRIGKKPVTLPAGVTATVSGQTIEVKGPKGTRSFSATDDVTLVVEDNVVSITPRGMSKRARQQWGMSRTMVANLVIGVTTGFKKELEIRGVGYRAQMQGNVLKLNLGLSHDVTYEAPEGVTVTSPKPTIIFVEGIDDQAVGQVAANIRAWRKPEPYKGKGIRYKGEFVFRKEGKKK from the coding sequence ATGTCTCGTATTGGTAAAAAACCGGTCACATTGCCTGCAGGTGTTACTGCAACAGTGTCCGGCCAGACCATCGAAGTTAAGGGCCCCAAAGGGACCCGCAGCTTCTCCGCCACTGACGACGTGACCCTGGTGGTCGAAGATAACGTTGTTTCCATCACACCACGTGGCATGTCCAAACGGGCACGTCAGCAGTGGGGCATGTCCCGCACCATGGTTGCCAATCTGGTAATCGGGGTCACCACCGGCTTTAAGAAAGAGCTGGAGATCCGCGGTGTGGGTTACCGGGCACAGATGCAGGGCAATGTCCTGAAGCTGAACCTGGGCCTGTCGCACGACGTGACATACGAAGCGCCCGAGGGTGTGACTGTTACCTCCCCTAAGCCGACCATCATCTTTGTCGAAGGCATTGATGATCAGGCTGTGGGTCAGGTTGCGGCCAACATTCGCGCATGGCGTAAGCCCGAGCCCTACAAGGGCAAAGGCATTCGTTACAAAGGTGAATTTGTCTTCCGCAAAGAAGGCAAGAAGAAGTAA
- the rplX gene encoding 50S ribosomal protein L24 produces MAAKLRKGDKVIVLAGKDKGKEGVIASVDPTAGKAIVDGVNVAIRATRQTQTEQGGRLPKALPIQLSNLALLDANGKATRVGFRMEGDKKVRFAKTTGDVIDA; encoded by the coding sequence ATGGCTGCTAAACTCCGCAAAGGCGATAAGGTCATCGTTCTGGCTGGCAAAGATAAGGGCAAAGAAGGCGTTATCGCTTCCGTTGACCCCACTGCTGGCAAAGCTATCGTTGACGGCGTCAATGTTGCCATCCGCGCAACACGTCAGACACAGACCGAGCAGGGCGGGCGTCTGCCCAAAGCTCTGCCAATCCAGCTGTCGAACCTGGCACTGCTGGACGCAAACGGCAAAGCAACTCGCGTTGGCTTCCGCATGGAAGGCGACAAGAAAGTCCGCTTTGCAAAAACCACAGGGGACGTGATCGATGCTTGA
- the rplR gene encoding 50S ribosomal protein L18, with the protein MANSKRTLFLKRRLRVRNKLRRVNSGRLRLSVHRSNKNISVQLIDDVRGVTLASASTLEKDLGFVGKNNIEAATKVGTAIAERAKKAGVEEAYFDRGGFLFHGKVKALANAAREGGLKI; encoded by the coding sequence ATGGCAAACAGCAAAAGAACCCTGTTTCTGAAGCGCCGCTTGCGCGTCCGGAACAAACTTCGCCGCGTGAACTCCGGACGTCTTCGTCTGTCGGTTCACCGTTCGAACAAGAACATCAGCGTTCAGCTGATCGACGACGTTCGTGGCGTTACACTGGCTTCTGCCTCGACCCTGGAAAAAGATCTGGGTTTCGTTGGCAAGAACAACATCGAAGCGGCTACCAAAGTGGGCACGGCAATTGCCGAGCGCGCCAAGAAAGCCGGTGTTGAAGAAGCTTATTTTGATCGCGGTGGCTTCCTGTTCCACGGTAAAGTGAAGGCCTTGGCCAACGCTGCCCGTGAAGGTGGCCTGAAGATCTAA
- the rplN gene encoding 50S ribosomal protein L14 — translation MIQMQTNLDVADNSGARRVQCIKVLGGSKRRYASVGDIIVVSVKEAIPRGRVKKGDVRKAVVVRTAKEVRRADGTAIRFDSNAAVILNNANEPVGTRIFGPVVRELRAKNFMKIISLAPEVL, via the coding sequence ATGATCCAGATGCAAACTAACCTGGATGTTGCTGATAACTCAGGCGCTCGCCGAGTACAGTGCATCAAGGTTCTGGGTGGCTCTAAGCGTAGATACGCATCCGTGGGCGACATCATTGTCGTCTCGGTTAAAGAAGCCATCCCACGTGGTCGCGTTAAGAAAGGTGATGTCCGCAAGGCCGTTGTCGTTCGCACCGCCAAAGAAGTTCGCCGCGCAGACGGTACTGCTATCCGCTTTGATAGCAACGCTGCTGTGATCCTGAACAACGCCAATGAGCCAGTAGGTACTCGTATTTTTGGCCCAGTTGTTCGTGAGCTGCGTGCCAAGAACTTCATGAAAATCATCTCGCTTGCTCCGGAGGTGCTGTAA
- the rpsN gene encoding 30S ribosomal protein S14, translated as MAKKSMIEREKKRERLVAKFATKRAALKEIASDQTRPMEERFAAVLKLAKLPRNSSATRLHNRCQLTGRPHAYYRKFKISRIALRDLGSAGQIPGMVKSSW; from the coding sequence ATGGCTAAGAAAAGCATGATCGAACGCGAGAAAAAGCGGGAGCGTCTGGTGGCTAAATTTGCCACAAAACGCGCTGCGCTGAAAGAGATCGCGAGTGACCAAACCCGTCCAATGGAAGAGCGCTTTGCTGCGGTTCTGAAATTGGCGAAACTGCCGCGCAATAGCTCGGCTACACGTTTGCACAACCGTTGCCAGCTGACCGGCCGTCCGCACGCTTACTATCGTAAGTTCAAGATTAGTCGGATCGCGCTGCGGGACCTTGGCTCAGCTGGCCAGATCCCCGGCATGGTGAAATCGAGCTGGTAA
- the rpsM gene encoding 30S ribosomal protein S13, translating into MARIAGVNIPTAKRVPIALTYITGIGTTTAKSICEAVGIDETRRVNELTDSEVLRIREHIDANVDVEGDLRRETQMNIKRLMDLGCYRGLRHRRNLPVRGQRTHTNARTRKGPARAIAGKKK; encoded by the coding sequence GTGGCACGTATTGCCGGCGTAAACATCCCGACTGCAAAGCGGGTTCCAATCGCCCTCACCTATATCACCGGAATCGGTACAACCACAGCCAAGTCTATTTGCGAAGCTGTGGGCATTGACGAAACTCGTCGTGTGAACGAACTGACCGACTCTGAAGTTCTGCGCATCCGCGAGCACATCGACGCCAACGTCGACGTCGAAGGCGACCTGCGTCGCGAAACACAGATGAACATCAAACGTTTGATGGATCTGGGTTGCTACCGTGGCCTGCGTCACCGTCGTAACTTGCCTGTTCGTGGTCAGCGGACCCACACCAACGCTCGTACTCGCAAAGGTCCTGCCCGGGCTATTGCTGGTAAGAAGAAGTAA